The proteins below are encoded in one region of Silene latifolia isolate original U9 population chromosome 2, ASM4854445v1, whole genome shotgun sequence:
- the LOC141641646 gene encoding uncharacterized protein LOC141641646 encodes MASQARLLNLIGHIDNSKDTWRIKVRVARLYEVPSWNKPKEICRIEMILLDEKFTYPRGLGMGYGDTDDDAYLLEEIVVGRSLSIQEEFLSLTKRVQIADIVAIKEPCFCAVVGTIKHVETQHDWFYSSCKLCATKVTMNDNGTFYCFKCKKTVKFVSKRYKVVFKVEDDSGSASLLMFCREMIQLIQKTTVDLRETLIKNGEDGLFPIEFDDLLEKQFLFKLNISEYNLSKNYKVYTVSRITDDPELLSAHFALLQTQENVSDAATATAGTSQTISFINENESVSVIGDNSEMNSSDACNITPSKRGIEEVVPGELYILGDEGQSSAIRPRIVVKVEKDV; translated from the exons AGTCAGGGTTGCTAGACTATATGAAGTACCTTCATGGAATAAGCCCAAAGAGATATGTCGTATTGAAATGATACTTCTAGATGaaaag TTCACTTATCCTAGAGGTCTTGGTATGGG ATATGGAGATACGGATGACGATGCTTACCTCCTGGAAGAAATAGTTGTAGGTCGATCATTGTCCATTCAAGAGGAATTCTTGAGTTTGACCAAGAGAGTTCAAATTGCTGATATTGTGGCCATAAAAGAG CCTTGCTTTTGTGCCGTGGTTGGGACAATTAAACATGTAGAGACACAACATGATTGGTTCTATTCATCTTGCAAGTTGTGCGCTACAAAGGTTACCATGAATGATAATGGAACTTTCTACTGTTTTAAATGCAAGAAGACAGTGAAGTTTGTTTCCAAGAG ATACAAGGTTGTATTTAAAGTTGAAGATGACAGTGGTTCAGCATCCTTACTGATGTTTTGTCGCGAAATGATACAATTGATACAAAAGACGACTGTAGATTTACGTGAAACTTTGATCAAG AATGGCGAGGATGGACTTTTTCCTATTGAGTTTGATGACCTCCTGGAGAAACAGTTCCTGTTCAAGCTTAACATTAGCGAATATAACTTATCAAAAAACTACAAAGTTTACACGGTCAGTCGCATAACCGATGATCCTGAGTTGTTGAGTGCACACTTTGCCCTCTTACAGACACAAGAG AATGTGAGTGATGCTGCAACTGCTACTGCTGGAACGTCTCAAACTATATCATTCATCAACGAAAATGAAAGTGTGAGTGTCATTGGTGATAATAGTGAGATGAATTCAAGCGACGCTTGCAACATAACCCCAAGTAAGAGAGGAATAGAAGAGGTTGTCCCCGGTGAACTATATATACTAGGCGATGAAGGTCAGAGCTCAGCCATTAGGCCAAGGATTGTTGTTAAGGTCGAAAAGGATGTCTAG